A genomic segment from uncultured Alistipes sp. encodes:
- a CDS encoding FecR domain-containing protein, with translation MQEKEYMSPSKILEFINRRCDADTAVEVRAWITRSDENRAEYLRMKQLCALKDVHRHSGSFEIEGATRTFHSEIAQRRHVGRLRRWVYAASSAAALLAVGLLIIGVELYSERFEWHTVANTTSNEVLRFTLDDGTKIFLRHGAELSFRENFLHRRNVRLQGEAFFDVASDPIHPFVVQTPDLHIRVLGTAFDVITGDTTVAILERGCIALETTSGKELATMHPGQRAVVDGATGRLASLEQVQTGKYTSWRFNHKVYDGISFAEIVRLIEERHGVSIVYDPAVFGNTAYRLVINDDETLEQMLEILNLISPVEYTIQGERVFLKKQP, from the coding sequence ATGCAAGAAAAGGAGTATATGAGCCCTTCGAAGATCCTGGAATTCATCAACCGCCGTTGCGACGCCGATACGGCCGTCGAAGTACGTGCCTGGATCACCCGAAGCGACGAAAACCGCGCCGAATACCTGCGGATGAAACAATTGTGCGCCCTGAAAGATGTCCACCGCCACTCCGGGAGTTTCGAGATCGAGGGGGCCACGCGGACATTCCACTCCGAAATCGCACAACGCCGGCACGTAGGCCGTTTGCGTCGATGGGTCTATGCCGCATCATCCGCTGCCGCCCTGCTGGCCGTTGGGTTGCTGATCATCGGCGTCGAACTCTACTCCGAACGCTTCGAATGGCATACGGTAGCCAATACGACCTCCAACGAAGTGTTGCGTTTCACGCTCGATGACGGAACAAAGATTTTCCTCCGCCACGGAGCAGAGCTCTCCTTCCGTGAGAATTTCCTCCATCGACGCAACGTCCGGCTCCAGGGCGAAGCCTTCTTTGATGTGGCATCCGACCCAATCCACCCGTTCGTTGTGCAAACTCCGGACCTTCATATCCGGGTGCTGGGAACAGCCTTTGATGTCATCACGGGAGATACGACCGTGGCGATTCTCGAACGGGGGTGTATCGCGCTCGAAACAACCTCAGGCAAGGAACTCGCTACGATGCACCCGGGTCAGCGCGCCGTGGTGGACGGAGCGACAGGGCGTTTGGCCTCCTTAGAGCAGGTCCAAACCGGGAAATACACCTCATGGCGATTCAACCACAAGGTCTACGACGGGATCTCCTTTGCCGAGATCGTCCGGCTCATCGAGGAGCGACACGGCGTGTCGATCGTCTACGACCCCGCAGTCTTCGGAAATACCGCCTACCGCCTGGTGATCAATGACGATGAAACTCTTGAGCAGATGCTCGAAATCCTTAACCTGATTTCACCCGTCGAATATACGATTCAGGGAGAACGTGTCTTCCTGAAAAAACAACCCTGA
- a CDS encoding RNA polymerase sigma-70 factor, whose translation MDTELLEELSRGRQEAFDRLIREYYPRLMGYARLLLDEENARDIVQEVFLYVWEHRSRLHFTVGFQSYLFRICHSRMLDTIKRRKLFEVSDSPFDLQLREDAAWLEHNNDDIVHTICNKQLLERILSLADELPEKRREVFRLSLLYDMSNIEISELLDIPRRTVEGHLYHALRFLRARIPKEELLLLMGLLLLR comes from the coding sequence ATGGATACCGAATTATTAGAAGAACTGTCCCGGGGCCGACAAGAGGCTTTCGACCGGTTGATCCGGGAATACTACCCGCGTCTGATGGGGTATGCCCGGCTATTGCTTGATGAGGAGAATGCCCGGGACATCGTACAAGAGGTATTCCTCTATGTCTGGGAACATCGTTCCCGATTGCATTTTACCGTCGGGTTTCAAAGCTACCTCTTCCGCATCTGTCACTCGCGGATGCTAGACACGATCAAGCGTCGCAAACTCTTTGAGGTCTCGGACTCTCCCTTCGACCTTCAACTGCGGGAAGATGCCGCCTGGCTCGAACACAACAACGACGACATCGTACACACGATCTGCAACAAACAGTTGCTGGAACGCATCCTCTCCTTGGCGGACGAACTGCCCGAAAAGCGCCGGGAGGTATTCCGCCTCTCGCTGCTGTACGACATGAGCAACATCGAAATCTCCGAACTGCTCGACATTCCGCGTCGAACAGTCGAGGGACACCTCTACCATGCGCTGCGCTTCCTGCGGGCACGCATTCCCAAAGAGGAACTGCTTCTGCTCATGGGCCTGCTTCTGCTGCGCTGA
- a CDS encoding site-specific integrase — MRDGRQLDQVAPTRLTINPNLWDDKAEQVKSKVVCDEAMRTRYNNEVRRLKTYIERAYQNRPEETVSKGWLKEALDQYYNPQKYNLEQVSAIKPTLTALFDEFLEKHRLSEVRKKNYRVIKRALQRYELYIRATQMGKEDFTLDVDRVTADTLRDIWSFLENEYRYCAIYPEIYEAIPEARTPQPRGKNTLLDCFSRIRTFFYWCNSHKKSRNRPFDDFPLEECTYGTPYYITIEELHQIYATNLKRHPQLAIQRDIFVFQCLIGCRVGDLLKMTKSNLIGGAIEYIPRKTKEGRPLTVRVPLNAMATEILARYEACDSDKLLPFISEQKYNLAIKRIFKAAGLKRLVTVINPTTREEEKRVLYEIASSHLARRTFVGNLYRQVKDPNLVGALSGHKEGSKAFARYRTIDDEMKKELVNLLS; from the coding sequence CTGCGCGATGGTCGGCAACTCGATCAGGTCGCTCCGACCCGTCTTACGATCAATCCGAATCTTTGGGATGACAAGGCCGAGCAGGTCAAGAGCAAAGTCGTCTGCGACGAGGCCATGCGCACCCGCTACAACAACGAGGTCCGCAGGCTCAAGACCTACATCGAGAGAGCCTATCAGAACCGCCCCGAAGAGACGGTATCGAAAGGTTGGCTGAAGGAGGCGCTGGACCAATATTACAATCCGCAGAAGTACAACCTGGAGCAAGTATCCGCCATCAAACCAACCTTGACCGCGCTGTTCGACGAGTTTCTCGAGAAGCACAGGCTTTCGGAGGTTCGCAAAAAGAACTATCGCGTCATCAAGCGGGCTTTGCAGCGTTATGAACTCTACATTCGGGCTACCCAGATGGGAAAGGAGGACTTCACGCTGGATGTAGACCGGGTAACGGCCGACACCCTGCGGGACATCTGGAGCTTTCTGGAGAACGAATACCGCTACTGCGCCATCTATCCCGAGATTTACGAGGCCATTCCCGAGGCCCGCACACCGCAACCCCGAGGCAAGAACACGCTGTTGGACTGCTTCTCGCGTATCCGAACTTTCTTCTATTGGTGCAACAGTCATAAGAAGAGCCGGAACCGGCCGTTCGACGATTTTCCGCTGGAGGAGTGCACCTACGGGACGCCGTATTATATCACCATTGAGGAGCTGCACCAGATCTATGCCACCAATCTGAAGCGCCATCCCCAGTTAGCCATCCAGCGGGATATCTTCGTCTTCCAATGCCTGATCGGCTGCCGGGTGGGCGACCTGCTGAAGATGACGAAATCGAATCTCATCGGCGGCGCCATCGAATACATTCCGCGCAAGACCAAGGAGGGCCGTCCGCTGACGGTGCGGGTGCCGCTCAACGCCATGGCCACGGAGATTCTTGCCCGGTATGAAGCCTGTGACAGCGACAAGCTGCTGCCGTTCATCTCCGAACAGAAATACAACCTGGCCATCAAGCGGATCTTCAAAGCGGCCGGGTTGAAGCGGTTGGTTACGGTCATCAACCCGACGACCCGCGAGGAGGAGAAGCGGGTGTTGTACGAGATCGCCTCGTCGCATCTGGCGCGTCGGACCTTTGTCGGCAATCTCTATCGGCAGGTCAAGGATCCCAATCTGGTCGGTGCACTGAGCGGACACAAAGAAGGTAGCAAGGCCTTTGCCCGCTACCGCACCATCGACGATGAAATGAAAAAAGAATTAGTAAATTTGTTGTCATAA
- a CDS encoding PDDEXK nuclease domain-containing protein has protein sequence MNEPAIFKLDEQFVSDIRNIIITARTTAIRSVDFERVKMYWKLGERIMLEEQGGKERAEYGTKLLQHLADNMEAEFGSGFSYRQLAFCRQFYNTYRNMNALRSQFNWYQYRLLIQISDNDKREYYELETANNNWTGRELERQINSGLYERLLLSNDKKSVLEVARKERQPESPTEIIKDPMVLEFLGLKPDAAYYEKDLERALITNLQAFLLELGNGFSFVARQKRILLEDDQFFADLVFYNRLLRCFVIIELKTHKITHEDIGQLQMYVNYYDRNEKAPDENPTIGILLCADKNDLLVKYTLPENNNTILASKYQLYLPTEKQLAEQLRIELQEFDQ, from the coding sequence ATGAACGAACCGGCAATCTTCAAATTGGACGAACAATTTGTCTCCGACATCCGAAATATCATCATCACCGCACGAACGACTGCCATACGAAGTGTCGATTTCGAGCGTGTAAAAATGTACTGGAAACTGGGAGAACGCATCATGCTCGAAGAACAAGGCGGCAAAGAACGTGCTGAATATGGGACCAAACTACTGCAACACCTGGCAGACAACATGGAGGCAGAGTTCGGAAGTGGATTTTCCTATCGGCAACTGGCCTTTTGCCGTCAGTTCTACAACACATACCGAAATATGAACGCACTGCGTTCACAATTCAACTGGTATCAATACCGTCTTCTGATTCAAATAAGCGACAACGACAAACGGGAGTATTATGAACTGGAAACCGCCAATAATAATTGGACCGGACGTGAACTGGAACGGCAGATCAATTCCGGACTTTATGAGCGGTTGCTGTTGAGCAACGACAAGAAATCGGTATTGGAGGTGGCTCGCAAAGAACGTCAACCCGAATCTCCGACCGAGATCATCAAAGATCCCATGGTACTGGAATTTCTCGGATTGAAACCCGACGCAGCCTATTACGAAAAAGACCTGGAACGCGCCCTGATCACCAATCTGCAGGCTTTTTTGCTGGAATTAGGGAACGGGTTCTCATTCGTTGCCCGCCAAAAGAGGATACTGCTCGAAGATGATCAATTCTTCGCGGACCTGGTATTTTACAACCGGCTGCTCCGCTGCTTCGTTATCATTGAATTGAAGACACACAAGATCACACACGAAGACATCGGTCAGTTGCAAATGTATGTAAACTATTACGATCGGAACGAGAAGGCGCCCGATGAGAACCCGACAATTGGAATCCTGCTGTGCGCCGACAAGAACGATCTGCTGGTAAAATATACGCTGCCGGAAAACAACAATACGATTCTGGCAAGCAAATACCAGCTCTATCTGCCCACTGAAAAGCAACTTGCCGAGCAATTGAGAATCGAATTACAGGAATTTGATCAATAA
- a CDS encoding DUF6043 family protein, whose amino-acid sequence MGQAEYEAFKAKLREWMEAHPEEYAAFEESMNTRDMAGCQAVLLQAIALIPQYRKLAAAKANEGLFDHVDEIEQAAQDNDLARKLIGECEQPVAGSPVPAMLCWLYFGKSFERMVEHCEELRRSPDLGYFQKITMSATIRLLIARSIKLGLRTREEWKAHREAMRLAESDQVLDWAMEESSDDRNGSKRKPGRPGTTRSLTEMFAPTVSRPEELRRKIGTYLLTRHTQTDIARLKIALEELRYLTLPIPIKPFRDALQEEYGREIRIVHERGIQEAYSRLTEPLLAGKAVRDRGPEAVAIREIKDFLSETNSFNSSEPAAN is encoded by the coding sequence ATGGGCCAGGCGGAATACGAAGCCTTCAAGGCAAAGTTGCGGGAGTGGATGGAGGCCCATCCCGAGGAATATGCCGCATTCGAAGAGTCGATGAACACCCGGGACATGGCCGGGTGTCAGGCCGTATTGCTTCAGGCCATCGCCCTTATTCCGCAATATCGCAAGCTCGCGGCGGCCAAGGCCAACGAGGGGCTGTTCGACCATGTCGACGAGATCGAACAGGCCGCCCAAGACAACGACCTCGCCCGCAAACTGATCGGAGAGTGTGAGCAGCCGGTCGCCGGATCGCCGGTTCCGGCAATGCTCTGTTGGCTCTACTTCGGAAAGAGCTTCGAACGCATGGTGGAGCATTGTGAAGAGTTGCGCCGATCTCCCGACCTGGGTTACTTCCAGAAGATCACCATGAGCGCCACGATCCGATTGCTGATAGCCCGTTCCATCAAACTGGGGCTTCGGACTCGGGAGGAGTGGAAAGCCCACCGCGAAGCCATGCGCCTGGCCGAAAGCGATCAGGTGCTGGATTGGGCCATGGAGGAGTCGTCGGACGACAGGAACGGCTCAAAACGCAAGCCGGGGCGTCCGGGAACCACCCGCTCTCTGACGGAGATGTTCGCCCCGACGGTATCCCGTCCCGAGGAGTTGCGACGTAAGATCGGGACGTATCTCCTCACCCGGCATACACAAACCGATATTGCCCGACTGAAGATCGCCCTCGAAGAGTTGCGTTATCTGACGCTCCCGATTCCGATCAAGCCGTTCCGCGACGCACTGCAGGAGGAATACGGCCGAGAGATTCGCATCGTCCACGAACGCGGCATTCAGGAGGCATACAGCCGGCTGACCGAACCGCTGCTTGCCGGAAAAGCGGTCCGGGATCGAGGTCCCGAAGCCGTCGCCATTCGTGAAATCAAGGATTTTCTATCCGAAACGAACTCGTTTAATTCGTCCGAACCTGCCGCGAATTAA
- a CDS encoding AlpA family transcriptional regulator, with protein sequence MKDLLSILREAPGSIRLEVSGEDLLAFSSNLINRAKEELATQVAEARKVRFLTKEQVKELCGVCDATLWHWNRKGYLKAVKIGNKIRYRTSDIQRILGERESK encoded by the coding sequence ATGAAAGACTTATTATCCATCCTCCGCGAAGCGCCCGGAAGCATTCGTCTGGAGGTAAGCGGCGAGGATCTGCTGGCCTTCTCCAGCAATCTGATCAATCGCGCCAAAGAGGAGTTGGCCACCCAGGTCGCCGAAGCTCGCAAGGTACGCTTCCTGACCAAGGAGCAGGTCAAGGAGCTGTGCGGCGTATGCGATGCGACGCTCTGGCATTGGAACCGGAAAGGGTATCTGAAGGCCGTCAAGATCGGCAACAAGATCCGATATCGCACATCGGATATTCAACGGATTCTCGGTGAGCGGGAGAGCAAATAG
- the mobC gene encoding plasmid mobilization protein, with protein MNTPKKGGRPPLGRARKQEYRITLRCNTACNFKLRALARAAGIPRTEVLRQLILNGSVRERLRSEHLEWLAQLKGLARNLNQLTRLAHTQGFAAVAARHATLQAELVRMIEALRRDR; from the coding sequence ATGAATACACCGAAGAAAGGGGGCCGTCCGCCTTTGGGACGTGCCCGAAAACAGGAGTACCGCATTACCCTGCGGTGCAATACGGCCTGCAACTTCAAGCTCCGCGCCCTGGCCCGTGCGGCAGGTATTCCGCGCACCGAGGTGCTGCGGCAACTGATTCTCAACGGCTCGGTCCGCGAGCGGCTGCGGAGTGAACACCTCGAATGGCTCGCCCAGCTCAAGGGGCTTGCCCGCAATCTGAACCAGCTGACCCGGCTGGCCCACACCCAAGGATTCGCCGCCGTCGCCGCGCGCCATGCGACGCTTCAGGCCGAGCTGGTGCGGATGATCGAAGCCCTGCGCCGTGATCGGTAA
- a CDS encoding relaxase/mobilization nuclease domain-containing protein: MIGKVISGGSFGGTVGYAMKEQSRVLEARGVEPPGVREMVEDFEDQARLNPRLKQNVGHISLSFSPEDAPKLTDERMTQIAREYMQKMGITDTQYLLVRHLDQPHPHCHLVYNRVGDHGQTISDRNIKLRNAKVCRELTERFGLHLAPGKEAVRRERLREPDRTRYEIYDAIRQELPRCRNWNELRDRLKRHGIETIFKRKGAQGIIEGVKFARNGFVFSGSKVDRAFSFSKLDRHFGQAQQRHTTLMSGLKAAVGSFRAAFAGLFGGGRPFTAAGGGGGGGSHGAGSVSLGSAGSIPLPPFDSPFALSPEMMQRREGESPEEHIARITALINKAAEAMAVALMERKRRMEARSRKIG, encoded by the coding sequence GTGATCGGTAAGGTCATTTCGGGAGGATCGTTCGGCGGCACGGTCGGCTATGCGATGAAGGAGCAGTCGCGCGTGCTGGAGGCTCGGGGTGTCGAGCCACCCGGTGTGCGGGAGATGGTCGAGGATTTCGAGGATCAGGCGCGCCTCAATCCCCGCTTGAAGCAGAACGTCGGACATATCTCCCTGTCGTTTTCGCCGGAGGATGCCCCGAAGCTCACCGACGAACGAATGACACAAATTGCCCGGGAGTACATGCAGAAGATGGGTATCACCGATACGCAATACCTGTTGGTGCGGCACCTCGACCAGCCCCATCCTCATTGCCACCTGGTATACAATCGCGTAGGTGATCACGGGCAGACCATTTCCGACCGCAACATCAAGCTCCGCAATGCGAAGGTGTGCCGCGAGCTGACCGAACGCTTCGGGCTGCATTTGGCTCCGGGCAAGGAGGCCGTTCGGCGAGAACGGCTTCGTGAGCCCGACCGGACCCGGTACGAGATTTACGATGCGATTCGGCAGGAGCTTCCCCGTTGTCGCAACTGGAACGAATTGCGGGACCGGTTGAAGCGGCATGGCATCGAGACGATCTTCAAACGAAAAGGGGCGCAGGGTATCATTGAAGGAGTAAAGTTCGCCCGTAATGGCTTTGTGTTTTCTGGTTCGAAGGTCGATCGGGCCTTCAGTTTCTCGAAGCTGGATCGCCACTTCGGCCAGGCACAGCAGCGGCATACGACCCTGATGTCAGGACTCAAGGCGGCAGTCGGGAGTTTCCGGGCTGCTTTTGCAGGTCTGTTCGGCGGCGGGCGTCCCTTCACCGCAGCGGGAGGCGGTGGAGGAGGCGGTAGCCATGGCGCAGGATCGGTGTCGCTCGGCAGTGCCGGGTCGATTCCGCTGCCGCCGTTCGACTCGCCATTTGCCCTTTCACCCGAGATGATGCAGCGGCGTGAGGGCGAAAGCCCCGAGGAGCATATTGCCCGCATCACGGCGCTGATCAACAAGGCGGCCGAGGCGATGGCCGTAGCCTTGATGGAGCGCAAGCGTCGCATGGAGGCACGCTCCCGCAAAATCGGATAA
- a CDS encoding TonB-dependent receptor: MKKHCLPLFFAVALSSALPVSLAASTVGETEAEALAAAAAARGSITGVVLDDNHHAIQGAVVYIASLNLGAVTASDGSFSLRGIPEGKYDVCVNYVGYEQICQSYDIRKGQTEHCEFILHEGMAIGSVVVSGIVEGQRRALSIQKNNDGVSNIVAADQMSRFADANIGDAMKRIPGINVQYDQGEARFGQVRGTAPDLTSVTLNGNRLPSAEGDSRAAQLDLIPTDMIQTIEVHKVVTADMDGDAIGGAVNLVTKNSPYRQTVAATVGAGYNPISQRVTFNGSASWGSRFFNDKLGVMASLAYHNNPIGSDNIEATWKEDDSGNAYVDEFEIRQYYVHRERQSYSLSFDWKFNENHKIELRGMYNRRNDWENRYRLTYKDITPDADGTATAYLRRQTKGGSPDNKFARLERQQTADIALSGEHNLGWLGVEWGFDYARASEDRPNERYIGLESDEDNPIRFDVDLSDEREPRFTPSDASLMALNTANFIKLDELNESFSEIEETEYKAHIDLRARLFTGTFAGTLRAGYKFQDKDKSKLITFYDVEPADETSFIAQAMTAGNTYNATRKNFYAGDYTVGDFVSKQYLSHLDFADASQFDRTRNPMEEAENYTGHETIHAAYLRYDQQFGNRLKLIAGLRLEHTAYDYTGNALHVDAEEENITSTPTTRKTDFDNWLPSVLLKYEPIDDMVLRASFTTTLARPKFSQMVPGDRVNLADEEYTMGNPDLRNTVSNNYDLMFEYYFKSIGLVSAGVYYKQISDFIVDAMIEDQTIGGTEFKEFYKAVNAGDATLLGIEVAFQRDLGFITPVLKNFGIYTNYTYNHSKVTRLTDPIFAGRNDDIKLPGTPEHTVNASLYFENKRLTATLSYNYASSFLDNEEMGMTPFTDRYYDSVNYLDANISVRATKHISIFAEVGNLLNQPLRYYQGTKDRVRQAEYYGIRCSLGAKVRF, translated from the coding sequence ATGAAGAAACATTGCCTACCTCTTTTTTTTGCCGTGGCGTTGAGCTCCGCACTACCCGTTTCACTCGCAGCCTCCACGGTCGGTGAAACCGAAGCCGAAGCGCTGGCAGCCGCAGCCGCGGCTCGTGGATCGATCACCGGAGTTGTGCTCGACGACAACCACCACGCTATCCAGGGCGCCGTGGTTTATATCGCATCGCTGAATCTCGGAGCCGTTACCGCCTCCGACGGCAGCTTCTCGCTGCGCGGTATTCCCGAAGGCAAATACGACGTTTGCGTCAACTATGTCGGATACGAACAGATTTGCCAGAGCTATGACATCCGCAAGGGGCAGACCGAACACTGCGAATTCATCCTTCACGAAGGCATGGCCATCGGCAGCGTCGTTGTGTCGGGCATTGTCGAGGGTCAGCGCCGCGCCCTCTCCATCCAGAAGAACAACGACGGCGTGAGCAACATCGTCGCCGCGGACCAGATGAGCCGCTTCGCCGACGCCAACATCGGCGACGCCATGAAGCGCATCCCCGGCATTAACGTCCAATACGACCAGGGCGAAGCCCGCTTCGGACAGGTTCGCGGTACGGCCCCTGATCTGACCTCGGTAACGCTCAACGGAAACCGCCTGCCCTCGGCCGAGGGAGACTCGCGCGCCGCACAGCTGGACCTCATCCCGACGGACATGATTCAGACCATCGAGGTCCACAAGGTCGTCACGGCAGACATGGACGGCGATGCGATCGGCGGAGCCGTGAACCTTGTCACGAAAAATTCACCCTACCGTCAGACCGTAGCCGCTACGGTCGGTGCCGGTTACAACCCCATTTCGCAACGCGTCACCTTCAACGGATCGGCAAGCTGGGGCTCGCGCTTCTTCAACGACAAACTCGGCGTTATGGCCTCGCTGGCCTATCACAACAACCCGATCGGATCGGACAACATTGAAGCGACCTGGAAAGAGGACGATTCTGGAAATGCCTATGTCGACGAGTTTGAAATCCGACAGTATTATGTACACCGCGAACGCCAGAGTTACTCGCTCTCGTTCGACTGGAAATTCAACGAAAACCACAAGATCGAACTCCGAGGCATGTACAACCGCCGCAACGACTGGGAAAACCGATACCGCCTGACCTACAAGGACATTACACCCGACGCGGACGGCACGGCAACGGCCTACCTGCGCCGTCAGACTAAAGGCGGATCGCCCGACAACAAGTTTGCACGCCTCGAACGTCAGCAGACCGCGGACATCGCCCTCTCGGGAGAACACAATCTCGGCTGGCTGGGTGTCGAGTGGGGCTTCGACTACGCCCGCGCCTCGGAGGACCGTCCCAACGAGCGCTACATCGGTCTGGAGAGCGACGAGGACAACCCGATCCGCTTTGACGTTGATCTTTCGGATGAACGCGAACCGCGCTTCACTCCTTCGGACGCCTCGCTCATGGCGCTCAACACGGCGAACTTCATTAAACTCGACGAACTGAACGAATCGTTCAGCGAGATCGAGGAGACCGAATACAAGGCCCACATCGATCTCCGCGCCCGCCTCTTCACGGGAACCTTTGCCGGAACGCTCCGCGCCGGATACAAATTCCAGGACAAGGACAAGTCGAAACTGATTACCTTCTACGACGTGGAGCCCGCCGACGAAACCTCCTTCATCGCTCAGGCCATGACCGCCGGCAACACCTACAACGCCACGCGCAAGAATTTCTACGCCGGAGACTATACCGTCGGTGATTTCGTCAGCAAGCAGTACCTCTCGCATCTCGACTTTGCGGACGCCTCGCAGTTCGACCGCACGCGCAATCCGATGGAGGAGGCCGAGAACTACACCGGCCACGAAACCATCCACGCCGCCTACCTGCGTTACGACCAGCAGTTCGGCAACCGCCTGAAGCTCATCGCCGGACTCCGGCTCGAACACACCGCCTACGACTACACCGGAAATGCCCTCCACGTGGATGCCGAGGAGGAGAATATCACTTCGACACCGACTACCCGCAAGACGGACTTCGACAACTGGCTTCCCTCGGTTCTGCTCAAGTACGAACCGATCGACGACATGGTTCTCCGCGCCAGCTTCACCACGACGCTCGCGCGTCCGAAATTCAGCCAGATGGTACCGGGCGACCGCGTGAACCTCGCCGACGAAGAGTACACGATGGGTAACCCCGACCTGCGCAATACCGTATCGAACAACTACGACCTGATGTTCGAGTATTACTTCAAGTCGATCGGTCTGGTATCGGCCGGCGTCTACTACAAGCAGATCTCCGATTTCATCGTTGATGCCATGATCGAGGACCAGACGATCGGCGGCACCGAATTCAAGGAGTTCTACAAGGCTGTCAATGCTGGAGACGCCACGTTGCTCGGCATCGAGGTGGCCTTCCAGCGCGACCTGGGATTCATTACCCCCGTCTTGAAGAATTTCGGCATCTACACCAACTACACCTACAACCACTCGAAGGTGACCCGTCTGACCGACCCGATCTTTGCCGGACGCAACGACGACATCAAGCTGCCCGGGACTCCCGAGCATACGGTCAACGCCTCGCTCTACTTCGAGAACAAGCGCCTCACGGCCACCCTTTCGTACAACTACGCCAGCTCATTCCTTGACAACGAAGAGATGGGTATGACCCCCTTCACGGACCGTTACTACGACAGCGTCAACTACCTCGACGCCAACATCTCGGTCCGCGCCACGAAGCACATTTCGATCTTCGCCGAGGTGGGCAACCTGCTGAACCAGCCCCTGCGCTACTACCAGGGCACGAAGGATCGCGTCCGCCAGGCCGAATACTACGGCATCCGCTGTTCGCTCGGTGCCAAGGTCCGCTTTTAA
- a CDS encoding metallophosphoesterase, producing MKRFCTILLAGALAACTTADPEKRVAEGTYDGELNILMLADAGRNGSYDQRLIGEWMGVYADALGPEFVISCGDLFHYQGIQSTQDPLLWSNFESIYTHGELQCPWYGVLGNHEYRGNTQAMMDYSEISRRWNMPDRYYTLSVPLDDDEPDSDRVRFVFIDTAPLIDKYRKDSVQYPDVQLVDPDAEVRWIDSVLRVSTEKWKIVVGHHPMYTYDKKDDIEQENMRARLEDVFRRNGVDAYFCGHIHTFQHIRTGQDSIDYVVNTSASKQRAPQWGPLTQYASENSGFGLLSFDEGVMHYTLVNSRGELEYVIERHK from the coding sequence ATGAAGAGATTCTGCACTATTTTGCTGGCCGGGGCTCTCGCAGCCTGCACGACTGCCGATCCCGAAAAAAGAGTTGCCGAAGGAACCTATGACGGCGAACTCAATATTTTGATGCTTGCCGATGCCGGCCGCAATGGCTCCTACGATCAGCGATTGATCGGCGAATGGATGGGAGTCTATGCCGATGCCCTGGGACCTGAATTCGTCATCTCGTGTGGTGATTTGTTCCACTATCAGGGAATTCAATCGACGCAGGACCCGTTGCTGTGGAGCAATTTCGAGAGTATTTATACCCATGGCGAGTTGCAGTGTCCGTGGTACGGCGTGCTGGGCAACCATGAGTATCGGGGCAACACGCAGGCGATGATGGACTATTCCGAGATAAGCCGCCGCTGGAACATGCCCGACCGTTACTACACCCTCTCCGTGCCGTTGGACGATGATGAACCCGATTCGGATCGAGTACGCTTCGTCTTTATCGACACGGCGCCGCTGATCGACAAGTACCGCAAGGATTCGGTCCAGTACCCCGACGTGCAGCTTGTGGATCCCGATGCCGAGGTTCGCTGGATCGACAGCGTGCTGCGGGTTTCGACCGAGAAGTGGAAGATCGTGGTGGGACACCACCCGATGTACACCTACGACAAGAAGGACGACATCGAGCAGGAGAACATGCGGGCGCGTCTGGAGGATGTTTTCCGTCGGAACGGGGTTGACGCCTACTTTTGCGGGCACATCCATACGTTCCAGCATATCCGGACGGGGCAGGACAGTATCGACTATGTGGTGAACACTTCGGCCTCGAAGCAGCGGGCGCCGCAGTGGGGACCGTTGACGCAGTATGCAAGTGAAAATTCGGGCTTCGGACTGCTGTCATTCGATGAGGGGGTGATGCACTACACGCTGGTGAACAGCCGCGGCGAACTGGAATATGTAATCGAACGGCACAAATAG